The segment GTCAACGCAAGGCTGCCGTTCCATCGGGGTCGTCTAAGCCTCCCGGCCGACGACCCGGAGTCGCACGGCGCGCCAGCCAGGCGACGGGCACCCACGGGAACGGGGCCCGGATCCCTCGGGAGCCACCCGTAACGATCCTCGACCGCGCCCGCCGGCTCGCGCCAGATCACGGCATGGCCACGCCCTACCCTCCCAATTACCTCCTGTGATCCTCCTTCGGCATCGAGGACCGACGCGTCTAGGTCGGGTGCACTAAGGGCATGGAGGTAAGGAGCCTTCATATCGACCTTGTCGTACTTGGGAGGGTGACCGATGCGCTCGTTCCGCTTGCTGTCGATGATCGTCGCCGTGATCCTGGGGACCTGTGGAGTTGTAGCCGCGGGCGCCCAATCGCCGGGCATGCAGGTGGCCGCGGACCCCAGCGGACGGTTTACGATCAGCTTCCCGTCGGGCTGGAAAGTGGTCACCCGAGAAAACAGCCTCCCGGCGATCATCGGGGTGGCCCCCGACGCCCCAGGGGGGTTCCACGCCAATGTGAACGTGGTCGTCGAAACTCTCCCAACGGAACTGTCGGCCAAAGCCTACGCCGACCTCAGCGAGCCCGCTCTCCGGGCGATGTTCCACGATTTCACGATTGTCGACCAGGGCCCCGCCAGGATCGCCGGTCGAGGAGCATATTACCGGTATTTCACGTGGCAGCCGAACCGCGGGGGCGTCCTCTACCAAGTCCAAGCCTACTTTACGGTCGGCGCCAAGGGCTTCGTACTCACGGGGACCACCTTGAACGACGACACCCGCATTCGTCGCGATTTCAGCCTGATTTCCCAGATCTTCGAGACGTTTAGGCCGGCGTCGAGCCGCGCCACCGCTTCGTCCCGCCGCGTTTCGCTCTAGGGCCGCCTTCGCGCTCGGCGGCCGGGCTTTGGGTCCGTCCATCTCCCGGACCTGTGGGACCACACCGCCACCTCGATGATACGCGCTGGAGAGAGCGCGGGGGAAGCTTGAAGGCGAAGGCGTCGGGGTGAATCGCCGAGGCCAGAATCTCCAGGCCATCGACGAGTCGGGGACCGGGACGGTTGAAATACGAAGACGCGTCGGTGAGATAGACGCGGCCGTTTCGAACGGAGGGGAGATCGCACCATCCGGGGCGGGCGGCCATCGCGGGGAACTCACGGCGTGTGCGGGCGAGGTCGAACCCGCACGGCATCAGCATCAGCACCTCCGGGGTTGAGGCGGACACCACCTCCCACCCCACCACGCGGGACGGCTCGCGGCCGTGCCCGAGCACGTCCAGGCCACCCGCGGCCTCCACCATCTCGGGCAGCCAGTGCCCACCGACATAGATCGGGTCGAGCCACTCCAGACAGGCAACCCGGGGGCGCACACCGGTGGCCCGCGCCCGGGCTCGCACCGCATCGATCCGCCCTTGCAGTCGGTCGACCACCGCCCGCGCGCGGCGCGCGGTCCCGGTGAGCTCACCGATGAGCATGATGTTGTCCAGCACATCGAACAACCCGTGCGGCTCCAGCGAGACGAGCTTGGGCTCCCTCGCCAGAAGGTTTGCCGCGTGCCGCACGAGCGTGTAGGCGGGGGCACACACCGTGCAGAGTTCCTGGGTGATGATCAGGTCGGGAGCCAGCCCGGCCAGCGCCGCCTCGTCCAGATGATACACGCTCCTGCCGGTGTGGACCGCCCCACGGATCCGGGCCTCGATCATCGGGCTGGGCATCGAGGGACCGACGATCGCCTCGCTGAGTACGGGCTTCCCGCGAACCCCCGGCGGAAAGTCGCAGTCGTGCGAGATGCCGACAAGAGCGTCGGCGAGACCGAGCGCACAGACGATCTCGGTGGCGCTGGGGAGCAGCGACACGATCCGCACAGTCATATCCCCCCAACCGGGGTCCGCTCACCTGCCCGGACGGGCACGGACAAGCGGTTGAGGGGCGGTGCCAGCGGGCAGACCCATCTTGCGTCATAGGCACATGACGGATTGTACGCAAAATTGAAGTCGAGGATGAGCCGCCCGCCCTCCGCCGCGCCCAGATCGGCTCCCTTGACGGTGTCGAGGAGGTAACGGCCCGCACCGTACGTTTCGGTGCCGCTAGTGACATCGCGAAAAGGCAGAAAGAGCCCCCCACCATACCCCCCCAGCCAGTACAGCTCGAGCTCGCACCGCGATCCCCACAGGTCGAACCTCGCGATGGCCGTCCGGGTGAACGGGTACGCATCGTCTCCGCTGGTGGGGATGGTGCAGGGAACCGGGGTCGTGTCGACGATCTCCCCCAGCACCCGAGCGGAAGGATCGTACTCGAAGTAGAGGAGGCCGGCGAATCCGCCGCGCCGGGCGTCTGGAATCGGCGACATGGGGTGCCCGGCGAACAACCGATTCCGTACGGCGCGCCAGCCGTCCCAGGCCGCGGCCGGGTCGGGAGAGGCGCGGATGTGCTGGTACAGCTCGAACACCTGACGTTTCCAGTCCAGCAACTCGAGTCGTTCACCGATCATCTTACCGTCCAGTCTAGCAGATCCGAAACCTCACCACGCCGCGACTGGGGAGAGGGCTTCGCGTCCCCCACCATGAAGAACGCTACGGGGACGAGACTTGGATCATGGGGAGGATGACGTGGGTCCTGAGGAACTGTGTTGGACGCCGGCCGCCGAACTGGCGCGCCTGATTCGGGCAAAGGACATTTCGCCGGTCGAAGTGGTCGAAGCGGTCCTCGGCCGGATCGAGCGTATCAACCCCGCGATCAACGCGTACTGCACGGTGGCCGCGGACCAGGCGCGGGCCGCCGCCCGAGACGCGGAGGCGGCGGTGATCCGCGGTGGGCCCCTGGGCCCGCTGCACGGGGTGCCGTTCTCGATCAAGGACCTGACCCCGACGAAGGGCATCCGCACGACGATGGGATCCAAAATCTTCGAGGGCAACGTGCCGGAAGAGGACGCGCTGCTCGTGGAGCGGCTGCGCGCCGCGGGCGGGATCCTGATCGGGAAGACGAACACCCCCGAATTCGGCTGCAAACCATTTACCGACAACCGCCTGTTTGGCGCCACCGCCAATCCGTGGATGACGACGCATTCGGCGGGAGGGTCGAGCGGAGGAGCCGCGGCGGCCGTGGCCGCCGGTCTCGGTCCGCTCGCGGAGGGGAGCGATCTGGCAGGGTCGATCCGCCATCCCGCGGCGTGGTGCGGCGTCGTCGGCTTCAAACCTTCGCAAGGACGTATCGCGCGCTATCCGAACGCGGCGGCGTGGAACGCGATGTCGACCAACGGCCCGATCACCCGCACGGTGGGGGACGCCGCCGTGATGTTCGCCGCCATGGTCGGCCCGGACCCGCGGGACCCTCTCGCCCTCCCCCACACCGGCGAGGACTGGGCCCGGCTCCCTCAGGGAGCGAGCATCCGGGGAGCGCGGGTCGCCTGGACGCCGGATCTCGGCGGGGCGACGCCGGTGGATCCCGCCGTGGCGTCGATCTGCGAAACCGCGGCGGGGGCCTTCG is part of the bacterium genome and harbors:
- a CDS encoding cobalamin-binding protein is translated as MTVRIVSLLPSATEIVCALGLADALVGISHDCDFPPGVRGKPVLSEAIVGPSMPSPMIEARIRGAVHTGRSVYHLDEAALAGLAPDLIITQELCTVCAPAYTLVRHAANLLAREPKLVSLEPHGLFDVLDNIMLIGELTGTARRARAVVDRLQGRIDAVRARARATGVRPRVACLEWLDPIYVGGHWLPEMVEAAGGLDVLGHGREPSRVVGWEVVSASTPEVLMLMPCGFDLARTRREFPAMAARPGWCDLPSVRNGRVYLTDASSYFNRPGPRLVDGLEILASAIHPDAFAFKLPPRSLQRVSSRWRCGPTGPGDGRTQSPAAEREGGPRAKRGGTKRWRGSTPA
- a CDS encoding amidase family protein codes for the protein MGPEELCWTPAAELARLIRAKDISPVEVVEAVLGRIERINPAINAYCTVAADQARAAARDAEAAVIRGGPLGPLHGVPFSIKDLTPTKGIRTTMGSKIFEGNVPEEDALLVERLRAAGGILIGKTNTPEFGCKPFTDNRLFGATANPWMTTHSAGGSSGGAAAAVAAGLGPLAEGSDLAGSIRHPAAWCGVVGFKPSQGRIARYPNAAAWNAMSTNGPITRTVGDAAVMFAAMVGPDPRDPLALPHTGEDWARLPQGASIRGARVAWTPDLGGATPVDPAVASICETAAGAFADLGCSLEVASPEIGSIKEPFLALNAALRQATVGKYLERWRDQMDPILVRRIEISRTLTTEDIGRAEVERSAYHQRLRRFFERYDLLVLPTTTIAASPLDALLPKEIAGRPIHDHLDMLIPTYAFNLSAHPALSVPCGWTETGLPVGLQIVGGWRQDALVLRAAVCFEAAAPWTSKRPQLR
- a CDS encoding DUF1684 domain-containing protein, yielding MIGERLELLDWKRQVFELYQHIRASPDPAAAWDGWRAVRNRLFAGHPMSPIPDARRGGFAGLLYFEYDPSARVLGEIVDTTPVPCTIPTSGDDAYPFTRTAIARFDLWGSRCELELYWLGGYGGGLFLPFRDVTSGTETYGAGRYLLDTVKGADLGAAEGGRLILDFNFAYNPSCAYDARWVCPLAPPLNRLSVPVRAGERTPVGGI
- a CDS encoding DcrB-related protein — protein: MRSFRLLSMIVAVILGTCGVVAAGAQSPGMQVAADPSGRFTISFPSGWKVVTRENSLPAIIGVAPDAPGGFHANVNVVVETLPTELSAKAYADLSEPALRAMFHDFTIVDQGPARIAGRGAYYRYFTWQPNRGGVLYQVQAYFTVGAKGFVLTGTTLNDDTRIRRDFSLISQIFETFRPASSRATASSRRVSL